A part of Methanobrevibacter sp. genomic DNA contains:
- a CDS encoding DUF3344 domain-containing protein, which produces MINKKFFLIILTFVLIINVSMVFAEDTNDLNQTTDDTDILSIDDESVGLQEIESSSVDEKLSDSHEDILKDGVISDDIPLVEKGVVSGGVDLTATHPWAPSDSVNGNHGGITYLIPSEATDIKFAYVYVNIYAGSAQPTYDIIANTTITTANATSTHSEYLWYPNGVIDGTRFVLNDYIDKVYSDYMIFYNITDIVQGLNGTSVSVDVLSLPGSKQFDGRIKLVSLILAYDDGDDDEVFYQFNAGQAWTNAKTGVSFDAGEIELGENGKATLTNIGLSSNDAFYELNGMPLISQEDYGDVYIDGSYYQYHEWDLTDLFEPEFYLECTASSSGWASFKEAMSLLVVDNSFYSRDDAGSDELSFRTEYSLGTTPIILVYAGTNNTITASVKVNNAGNYNLKLLADGVEVDSVNVNLQKLVATTVHLTDPTIRAVDKNTDYKANHDKTNYTLLLYYDGEIVNSFSSLIPVLYNGLLSKDLAYESGYDIPFSYNASITGDIVVDVKDENTYLNRKDLNRTDVWNLELPSGSNLVRAFIYVPYNYYIPNYLNNITEDENLIEATFNGNKLNVCGYYRDQSNILHAFTTEYPYAVYGYGVFIYDVTDYLRNGDNTLFLKKFDEYPALNPSTLVYMYNMTGSDTVKFIYIDNTADILENSYNVANRPVELNTRFNVSSELVQSADLYVFAATDDSGDDAYIVFNGEKTKWTIEGRQTSFKKLNIKRTVKDINNVTVGAYSNMPGYRIFALQQIMVLTKKIQTSVSSINTEYDNVVFAGNSNKVYIEIKNTRSGEFTVKLYADDVFIGSQDIILNGKSTTISLIDPTIRPIDENTVYGATNDKVNYTAQIIFNGEKISSYSINAPILYDGYLGKDLSYPSNAFNPFFNGTITGDIVIDIKDYNSYLDNYGTSRTDAWTVTLPANSALVKSLIYVPYNYFNPNEGLTENLSMFSTRFNDVEITPIMLYRDQINFGREADYGYGVLVYDVSQLIKAGSNSFALTKKSNIPFVYPSTLIYMYNTTGSKTIKDVYISNDADLLSFVDFNDLNREVKVDSVFNVNSSGKVDAKLYIFAAGAQKGEGNVIFNNMLNEDVWNGNSNSTDLYVLDVTNSIGDANSVSFISTNSYLLALQQIIVITKEAPKEDDTSTNTTPGDSTNPDTNKQGTAKVTKKATKITAKKKKFKAKTKIKKYSITLKSGNKAVKKVKVTIKIGKKTYTAKTNSKGKATFKIKKLTKKGKYNAVIKFKGNSAYKASSKKVKITIK; this is translated from the coding sequence ATGATTAATAAAAAATTTTTTCTAATTATTTTAACATTTGTTCTCATCATTAATGTTAGTATGGTCTTTGCTGAAGACACTAATGATTTAAATCAAACTACTGATGATACGGACATATTATCTATTGATGATGAGAGTGTTGGCTTGCAGGAGATTGAATCGTCTTCTGTCGATGAAAAATTATCTGATTCTCATGAAGATATTTTAAAAGATGGGGTCATAAGCGACGACATCCCTCTTGTTGAGAAAGGTGTTGTTTCAGGAGGTGTGGATTTAACAGCTACACATCCATGGGCGCCTAGTGATAGTGTTAACGGTAATCACGGTGGAATAACTTATTTAATACCGTCAGAAGCCACTGACATTAAGTTCGCATATGTTTATGTTAATATTTATGCGGGAAGTGCACAGCCAACTTATGATATAATTGCAAATACTACTATAACCACTGCTAATGCCACTTCTACTCATTCAGAATATTTATGGTATCCAAATGGGGTAATTGACGGTACAAGATTTGTTTTAAATGATTATATAGATAAAGTCTATTCTGATTATATGATCTTTTATAATATAACAGATATTGTTCAAGGATTGAATGGGACTTCAGTGTCTGTTGATGTTCTTTCCCTGCCTGGAAGCAAACAATTCGACGGCAGAATTAAGTTGGTATCTTTAATTCTTGCATATGATGATGGTGATGATGATGAGGTCTTCTACCAGTTCAATGCAGGTCAAGCATGGACTAATGCCAAGACCGGTGTTTCTTTTGATGCAGGTGAAATTGAATTAGGGGAAAATGGTAAAGCAACTCTTACAAATATTGGACTTTCAAGCAATGATGCGTTTTATGAGTTGAATGGTATGCCTCTAATTTCTCAGGAGGATTATGGAGATGTTTACATTGATGGAAGTTATTACCAATATCACGAGTGGGATTTAACTGACCTATTTGAACCTGAGTTTTATTTGGAATGCACAGCCAGTTCTTCCGGATGGGCTTCATTTAAAGAAGCCATGTCCCTTTTGGTCGTTGACAACAGCTTTTATTCTAGAGATGATGCTGGTAGCGATGAACTCTCATTCAGAACAGAGTATTCATTAGGTACCACTCCAATCATCCTTGTTTATGCAGGTACCAATAATACCATAACAGCTTCCGTTAAAGTGAATAACGCAGGAAATTATAACCTTAAGTTATTGGCTGATGGTGTGGAAGTGGATAGCGTTAACGTTAATTTGCAAAAATTGGTGGCTACAACCGTTCATCTCACTGATCCTACAATCAGGGCTGTTGATAAAAACACTGATTATAAGGCAAATCATGATAAAACTAATTACACTTTATTATTGTATTATGATGGGGAAATAGTCAATTCGTTTTCAAGTCTCATTCCGGTTCTCTACAATGGTCTTTTAAGTAAAGATCTCGCATATGAATCAGGTTATGACATTCCATTCTCATACAATGCTTCAATCACTGGAGATATTGTAGTTGATGTTAAAGATGAGAACACATACTTGAATAGAAAAGATTTAAACAGAACAGATGTTTGGAATCTGGAATTGCCTAGCGGTTCTAATCTTGTTAGGGCATTTATTTATGTTCCTTATAATTACTATATTCCAAATTATCTCAATAACATTACTGAAGATGAAAATCTGATTGAGGCCACATTCAACGGAAACAAATTGAACGTATGCGGATATTATAGGGATCAATCCAATATTCTTCATGCATTTACAACTGAATATCCTTATGCAGTATATGGATATGGTGTTTTCATTTATGATGTGACTGACTATCTTAGAAATGGTGACAATACATTGTTCCTCAAGAAATTTGATGAATATCCTGCATTAAATCCAAGCACCCTGGTATACATGTATAACATGACAGGTAGCGATACTGTAAAATTTATTTATATAGACAATACTGCAGATATTCTTGAAAACTCTTACAATGTGGCCAACAGGCCAGTCGAATTGAATACCAGATTCAATGTCAGTTCCGAATTGGTTCAATCTGCGGACCTTTACGTTTTTGCTGCAACAGACGATTCCGGTGATGATGCATACATTGTTTTTAATGGTGAAAAAACCAAATGGACAATTGAAGGCAGACAAACCTCTTTTAAAAAGTTAAATATTAAAAGAACAGTTAAGGATATCAACAATGTCACTGTTGGTGCCTATTCCAATATGCCGGGGTACAGAATCTTTGCATTGCAGCAAATAATGGTGTTAACCAAAAAAATACAGACTTCTGTTTCTTCAATAAACACTGAATATGATAATGTTGTCTTTGCGGGCAATTCTAACAAAGTATACATCGAAATTAAAAACACAAGAAGTGGCGAGTTTACAGTTAAGCTGTATGCGGATGATGTCTTCATAGGTTCACAGGATATTATTCTAAATGGAAAAAGCACTACAATATCATTAATTGACCCAACAATCAGGCCGATTGATGAAAATACAGTTTATGGTGCTACTAATGATAAAGTCAACTACACTGCTCAAATAATATTCAATGGGGAAAAGATTAGTTCATATTCAATTAATGCTCCTATATTATATGATGGTTACTTGGGAAAAGATTTATCCTATCCTTCAAATGCATTTAATCCTTTCTTTAATGGAACAATAACCGGAGATATTGTAATTGATATCAAGGATTACAATTCCTATCTGGATAATTACGGCACTTCCAGGACAGATGCATGGACTGTAACCTTGCCTGCCAATTCCGCCCTTGTAAAATCATTAATATATGTGCCTTATAATTACTTCAACCCTAATGAAGGATTAACCGAAAATTTAAGCATGTTTTCAACAAGATTCAATGATGTTGAAATAACTCCTATTATGCTGTACAGGGATCAAATCAACTTTGGAAGAGAAGCTGACTATGGATATGGTGTCTTGGTTTATGATGTAAGCCAATTAATTAAGGCAGGTTCCAATTCATTTGCTTTAACTAAAAAATCAAACATTCCATTTGTTTATCCGTCAACCCTAATTTATATGTACAATACAACAGGAAGCAAAACCATTAAGGATGTTTACATTTCAAATGATGCAGATTTGCTCTCTTTCGTTGATTTCAATGATTTGAATAGGGAAGTTAAGGTGGATTCTGTATTTAATGTTAACTCTAGTGGGAAAGTAGATGCTAAACTGTATATTTTTGCTGCTGGTGCTCAAAAGGGTGAAGGTAATGTTATTTTCAATAACATGTTAAATGAAGATGTTTGGAATGGAAATTCCAATTCCACAGATTTGTATGTCTTAGATGTCACCAATTCAATTGGGGATGCCAATTCAGTATCATTTATTTCAACCAATTCTTATTTATTGGCATTGCAACAGATTATTGTAATTACTAAAGAAGCTCCTAAGGAGGACGATACTTCTACAAACACTACTCCGGGAGATTCCACTAATCCTGATACCAATAAACAAGGCACTGCTAAAGTAACCAAAAAAGCAACTAAAATAACTGCTAAAAAGAAAAAATTCAAGGCAAAAACCAAAATTAAAAAATACTCAATTACCTTAAAATCCGGTAATAAAGCTGTTAAAAAGGTTAAAGTTACTATTAAAATAGGTAAGAAAACTTACACTGCAAAAACCAACAGTAAGGGTAAAGCAACCTTTAAAATTAAGAAACTAACCAAAAAAGGCAAATATAATGCAGTTATTAAGTTTAAAGGAAACAGTGCTTACAAAGCATCAAGTAAAAAAGTGAAAATAACTATTAAATAG
- a CDS encoding flavodoxin family protein has translation MKVFGICASPRKSTTEYILTQALKKLNCETEMFTCNGKDLKPCLHCDYCLENKKCIIQDDMGEVYENLQSADGIILATPVQSGSISANLSIIMDRTRALEAIDYNLLRGKIGMSIAVGGDRTGGQDFAHMSNITYFMIHGIIPVSGGPFGSNLGASFWSQDSIDEIKKDEYGMESLNRTLREFENFLNKYI, from the coding sequence ATGAAAGTTTTTGGAATCTGTGCAAGTCCCCGTAAGAGCACAACAGAATATATTTTAACACAGGCACTAAAAAAATTAAATTGTGAAACAGAAATGTTTACATGTAATGGTAAAGATTTAAAGCCATGTCTTCATTGTGACTATTGTCTTGAAAACAAGAAATGCATCATACAGGACGATATGGGTGAGGTATATGAGAATCTTCAAAGCGCTGACGGAATCATTCTGGCAACTCCCGTGCAATCCGGATCAATATCAGCAAACCTCTCAATAATTATGGACAGGACACGGGCATTGGAAGCTATTGATTATAATTTGCTAAGAGGAAAAATCGGAATGAGCATTGCAGTTGGAGGGGACCGAACCGGCGGGCAGGATTTCGCCCACATGTCAAATATAACTTACTTCATGATACATGGTATCATTCCTGTCAGTGGAGGACCATTCGGTTCCAATTTGGGAGCATCTTTCTGGTCACAGGATTCAATAGATGAAATTAAAAAAGACGAGTATGGAATGGAGTCATTAAACAGGACTTTGCGGGAATTTGAAAATTTCCTAAATAAATATATTTAA
- a CDS encoding flippase yields MANKLVRGSLIILIGNIIFRLGGYVYRFLMAILLGPTAYGILGITLPFQGIFQTLSAGGLPPAIAKYVAEYEAVDEKDMARQTIYTALKIMVFLGLFFGVLMIFVVAPWLAYNYLGKPAALVPLQIVGLITPFSVIVGAFRGAFQGVYKMEYIVYTRAVEQLGMILCATAFVLIGLSTVGALWGTVLGYSLSVVAAVYIFKFHMGKYIPKASDDFIFTRKDELKLAGTLVKFSIPVIITAIAEMLIYNICTIVMGRFLTFADIGFFAAADPIARLPLIISISIATTILPASSEAFKLKDTSSLQKYVSEAYKLSLLFVVPMCVGLALFASPTLRILYFKNPAYVAGASALAILSIGMTFYSIFAISTSIIQGIGNPRIPMYILVGGAIVTGVLNWIMVPTMGIAGGALATSIACLLMMIPCVYFVFRLTKTKSPTASIVKIIVASLIMGVFAFFIPKTTLWLFPGIFACVVVYFFALILVKFFQKDDIESLRRFSSKFGPLAKIADKLLNFVEKLEFRD; encoded by the coding sequence ATGGCAAATAAGTTAGTAAGGGGTAGTTTGATAATTCTTATAGGTAACATTATCTTCCGTTTGGGAGGTTATGTCTATCGTTTTTTAATGGCGATACTCCTAGGGCCTACCGCTTATGGTATTTTGGGAATTACTCTGCCGTTTCAAGGAATTTTCCAGACATTATCTGCAGGAGGTCTTCCTCCAGCTATTGCAAAATATGTTGCGGAATATGAAGCCGTTGATGAAAAGGATATGGCTCGTCAAACCATCTATACGGCCTTGAAGATAATGGTATTTCTGGGACTGTTCTTTGGAGTGCTGATGATATTTGTTGTAGCACCTTGGCTTGCCTACAACTATCTTGGAAAGCCTGCTGCATTGGTTCCTTTGCAGATTGTCGGTTTAATCACTCCTTTCAGTGTTATTGTTGGCGCTTTTAGAGGAGCATTCCAGGGAGTTTACAAGATGGAGTATATTGTATATACTCGTGCTGTTGAGCAACTCGGTATGATTTTATGTGCTACTGCATTTGTCTTAATTGGTCTTTCAACCGTGGGGGCATTGTGGGGTACTGTTTTAGGTTATTCCCTATCAGTTGTTGCTGCAGTATATATTTTCAAATTCCATATGGGCAAATACATTCCAAAAGCTAGTGATGATTTTATTTTTACCAGAAAAGACGAGTTAAAACTTGCAGGAACCTTAGTTAAGTTTTCAATACCTGTTATTATCACTGCTATTGCAGAAATGCTTATCTATAACATTTGTACCATTGTTATGGGCAGATTTTTAACCTTTGCTGACATAGGATTTTTCGCTGCGGCCGATCCTATAGCACGTTTGCCGTTAATCATATCCATTTCCATTGCAACTACAATTTTACCTGCTTCATCCGAGGCTTTCAAGCTTAAGGATACCAGTTCTTTGCAAAAATATGTTTCTGAAGCTTATAAATTGTCATTGTTGTTTGTTGTTCCGATGTGTGTTGGCCTGGCGCTCTTTGCTTCCCCTACATTAAGGATTTTGTACTTTAAGAATCCGGCTTATGTTGCAGGGGCATCAGCACTGGCAATCCTGTCAATCGGTATGACATTCTATTCAATATTTGCTATTTCAACCAGTATCATTCAGGGTATTGGTAATCCAAGAATTCCAATGTATATTTTAGTTGGCGGAGCAATTGTTACCGGTGTCTTGAATTGGATTATGGTTCCTACCATGGGTATTGCAGGCGGTGCACTCGCTACCAGTATCGCATGCTTGCTGATGATGATTCCATGTGTGTATTTTGTATTCAGGTTAACTAAAACAAAGTCACCAACAGCTTCAATCGTTAAAATAATTGTTGCGTCATTGATTATGGGTGTTTTTGCATTTTTCATTCCAAAAACCACATTATGGTTATTCCCAGGAATCTTTGCATGTGTTGTAGTTTATTTCTTTGCATTGATATTGGTCAAATTCTTCCAAAAGGATGATATCGAAAGCTTAAGAAGGTTTTCATCTAAATTCGGACCATTGGCTAAGATTGCAGATAAGCTTTTAAATTTCGTTGAAAAATTGGAATTCAGAGACTGA
- a CDS encoding TOBE domain-containing protein yields the protein MTDVSAGVEYKINVDGNSFLLDSKKYNLLESILETGSLTAAAKEINVSYRTALNYIEKIESTLDVKVVNTTKGGKGGGGGTSLTEEGYSILKECKKINAIMELHKDVNEIEAEIVDINDVKGVMTIKMNEFEINAPLNRNYEVGDHILALISYDNIFLMLEPQTSSIRNILKGQIVEMKLEGEIIRVKVNVGGVILCSDITVSAEKELNLNIGKEIYIGFKAMSVATLKL from the coding sequence ATGACTGATGTGAGTGCAGGTGTTGAATATAAGATTAATGTAGACGGCAACTCATTTTTGCTTGACAGTAAAAAATACAATTTGTTAGAATCTATTTTAGAAACAGGTTCTCTAACAGCAGCTGCTAAGGAAATAAATGTTTCTTATAGAACTGCATTAAATTATATTGAAAAAATCGAGTCAACACTTGATGTTAAAGTTGTAAATACCACTAAAGGTGGAAAAGGCGGAGGTGGAGGAACCTCATTAACTGAAGAGGGTTACTCTATCCTAAAAGAATGTAAAAAGATTAATGCTATTATGGAACTTCACAAAGATGTGAATGAGATTGAAGCTGAAATTGTGGATATTAATGATGTCAAAGGCGTAATGACCATTAAGATGAATGAGTTTGAGATTAATGCTCCATTAAATAGGAATTATGAAGTTGGCGATCATATACTGGCTTTAATCAGTTATGACAATATCTTTTTGATGCTGGAACCACAAACCTCAAGTATTCGTAATATTTTAAAAGGCCAAATTGTTGAAATGAAACTTGAAGGCGAAATCATTCGTGTTAAGGTCAATGTTGGCGGCGTTATTTTATGCAGTGACATTACAGTTTCAGCGGAAAAAGAATTGAATCTCAATATTGGTAAGGAAATTTATATTGGATTTAAGGCTATGTCTGTTGCTACTTTAAAGTTATAG
- a CDS encoding 4Fe-4S binding protein translates to MPLQILVDEEKCIGCGECAEICPKSAKIWKVDRVAHILDLRYCHVCTICAMKCPTDCITIIRPGEDA, encoded by the coding sequence ATGCCGTTGCAGATTTTAGTTGATGAGGAGAAATGTATTGGTTGCGGAGAGTGTGCGGAGATTTGCCCCAAGTCTGCTAAAATTTGGAAAGTTGACAGGGTTGCACATATATTGGATTTGAGATATTGTCATGTCTGTACAATATGTGCAATGAAATGCCCTACAGATTGCATTACAATTATACGTCCGGGTGAAGATGCCTGA
- the hisB gene encoding imidazoleglycerol-phosphate dehydratase HisB — protein MSRISNLSRKTSETDITVKMNLDGKGVYNISTGVNFFNHMLESFSKHSMIDLGIKAVGDVEIDDHHTIEDVGIILGEAFLEAIGDKKGIKRMAHAIVPMDESVSTVAVDISGRSYCNMKLDFKNEKIGDMTSDIVIHFFESFASSAKLNIYGTVEGANDHHKAEAVFKAFAKALKEAIKIEHDQIPSTKGVI, from the coding sequence ATGTCAAGAATTTCAAATCTTTCAAGAAAAACATCAGAAACTGATATTACAGTAAAAATGAATTTGGATGGTAAGGGAGTTTATAACATATCCACTGGTGTAAACTTCTTTAATCACATGTTGGAATCATTTTCCAAGCATTCCATGATTGATTTGGGCATCAAAGCAGTGGGAGATGTTGAAATTGATGACCACCACACTATTGAAGATGTGGGAATTATTTTAGGTGAGGCGTTTCTAGAGGCTATTGGCGATAAGAAGGGCATAAAAAGAATGGCCCATGCAATTGTTCCGATGGATGAATCCGTATCCACTGTTGCAGTTGATATAAGCGGCCGCAGCTATTGCAACATGAAATTGGATTTTAAAAATGAAAAGATAGGTGACATGACCTCCGATATTGTCATTCACTTTTTTGAGTCATTCGCTTCCAGTGCAAAATTAAACATTTACGGTACAGTTGAAGGTGCAAACGATCACCACAAGGCTGAAGCGGTATTCAAGGCATTTGCAAAGGCTTTAAAGGAAGCTATTAAAATAGAGCATGATCAGATTCCTTCTACAAAAGGAGTCATATAA
- a CDS encoding type II toxin-antitoxin system RelE/ParE family toxin produces the protein MTYELFEHDRVKKFFKKHKKDKALLLRITKKYFEILNNPYHSEFIELNSVKCPKCHRARVGNYRIIFYVSDNHHQIEIIDIIKRKTDYRLF, from the coding sequence ATGACATATGAATTATTTGAACATGACCGTGTAAAAAAATTTTTCAAAAAACACAAAAAAGACAAAGCATTACTATTAAGGATTACTAAAAAATATTTTGAGATTTTAAATAATCCGTATCATTCAGAATTCATCGAATTAAATAGTGTTAAATGCCCTAAATGCCATAGGGCCAGGGTTGGAAATTATAGAATAATTTTTTATGTTTCCGATAATCATCATCAAATTGAAATTATTGATATAATCAAACGTAAAACTGATTATAGATTATTTTAA
- a CDS encoding F420-dependent methylenetetrahydromethanopterin dehydrogenase yields the protein MVVKIAIIKSGNIGTSPVIDLLLDERADRPNIDVRTFGSGAKMNPEQVEDVVPKIDAFEPDFAIFISPNPGAPGPAKARELLSEKDIPAIIVGDAPGKGKKDEMDEQGLGYIIVMSDPMIGAKREWLDPTEMAIFNSDILKVLAETGALRLVQKTIDDVIAQAEAGEIELPKLIITAEKAAEAGGFANPYAKAKAIAAYEMAGSVANLDMKGCFMTKGYENFIPLVAAAHEIAACAAKLAQEARDIEKANDTVLRTPHMKEGNPGCKTDLISKPE from the coding sequence ATGGTAGTTAAAATTGCTATTATTAAAAGTGGTAATATTGGTACTTCACCAGTAATTGACCTTTTGTTAGACGAAAGAGCAGACAGACCAAACATCGATGTAAGAACCTTTGGATCTGGAGCAAAAATGAACCCAGAACAAGTCGAAGACGTTGTTCCTAAAATAGACGCTTTCGAACCTGATTTTGCAATCTTCATTAGCCCAAACCCAGGAGCACCTGGACCAGCTAAAGCAAGAGAATTATTATCTGAAAAAGACATCCCTGCTATCATCGTTGGTGACGCACCTGGTAAAGGTAAAAAAGATGAAATGGACGAACAAGGCTTAGGTTACATTATTGTAATGTCTGACCCAATGATTGGTGCAAAAAGAGAATGGTTAGACCCAACTGAAATGGCTATTTTCAACTCTGACATCTTAAAAGTACTCGCTGAAACCGGTGCATTAAGATTAGTCCAAAAAACCATTGACGACGTAATCGCACAAGCAGAAGCAGGTGAAATCGAATTACCTAAACTCATTATTACTGCTGAAAAAGCTGCAGAAGCTGGCGGATTTGCAAACCCATACGCAAAAGCAAAAGCTATTGCTGCATACGAAATGGCTGGATCCGTTGCAAACTTAGACATGAAAGGATGTTTCATGACCAAAGGTTACGAAAACTTCATTCCTTTAGTAGCTGCTGCTCACGAAATTGCTGCATGCGCTGCTAAATTAGCTCAAGAAGCAAGAGACATTGAAAAAGCAAATGATACTGTTTTAAGAACCCCTCACATGAAAGAAGGAAACCCAGGTTGTAAAACAGACTTAATCTCTAAACCAGAATAA
- a CDS encoding branched-chain amino acid transaminase, with translation MAWDDKATKVWVDGEFVEWKDANISVLSHVVHYGTSVFEGIRAYSNEKGVAVYRLEEHVQRLFDSAKIYKMDIPFTQEEIAEAILETVRINGLNGCYIRPIVFRGYGELGVNPLGCPVNVAIAAWEWGSYLGEEGMENGVDIGVSSWRKPAPDTFPTLAKCGANYMNSQLAKLEAIDNGFDEAIMLDYEGHVSEGSGENIFLVEGETLHTPTMASSNLRGITRDSIMTIARDLGYEVVEETISRERLYIADEVFFTGTAAEVTPIRSIDHRTIGIGKRGPVSEKIQKAFFDIVEAKVEDKYDWLTYI, from the coding sequence ATGGCTTGGGATGACAAAGCAACAAAAGTATGGGTAGATGGTGAATTCGTAGAATGGAAAGATGCAAATATATCAGTACTCTCACACGTAGTTCACTATGGAACAAGTGTATTTGAAGGTATAAGAGCATACTCAAATGAAAAAGGAGTAGCTGTATACCGTCTTGAAGAACATGTCCAAAGATTATTTGACTCAGCAAAAATATACAAAATGGACATACCATTCACTCAAGAGGAAATTGCAGAAGCAATACTTGAAACAGTTCGCATAAATGGCCTAAACGGATGTTACATCCGTCCAATAGTATTTAGAGGATATGGAGAACTTGGAGTAAACCCATTAGGATGTCCTGTTAATGTTGCAATTGCTGCATGGGAATGGGGATCATATCTTGGTGAAGAAGGAATGGAAAACGGAGTAGACATTGGTGTATCATCATGGAGAAAACCGGCACCGGACACTTTCCCTACACTTGCAAAATGTGGAGCAAACTACATGAACTCACAACTTGCAAAACTCGAAGCAATCGACAACGGATTTGATGAAGCAATCATGCTTGACTATGAAGGACACGTTTCAGAAGGAAGTGGAGAAAACATATTCTTAGTTGAAGGAGAAACATTACACACTCCTACAATGGCATCATCTAACCTCAGAGGAATTACAAGAGACTCCATCATGACTATCGCTCGTGATTTAGGCTATGAAGTAGTTGAAGAAACAATCTCAAGAGAAAGATTATACATTGCAGATGAAGTATTCTTCACAGGAACTGCAGCTGAAGTAACTCCAATCCGTTCAATCGATCACAGAACAATAGGAATCGGAAAAAGAGGGCCTGTCTCAGAAAAAATACAAAAAGCATTCTTTGATATTGTAGAAGCTAAAGTAGAAGACAAATATGATTGGTTAACTTACATCTAA
- a CDS encoding undecaprenyl-diphosphate phosphatase, producing MDILQGIIIGIVQGLTEFLPVSSSAHLVFIQNLLGVESSLAFDTFLHLGTLIAVLWFFRYDIYKMLKSWWLSIGDILQGRFKEGFYDDPYKRLAWYVILATVPVGIVGVLFEDSVDALFAGALYVPAFFLFVTGTILYLSQRMTSGEINYNTITKKEALFMGLGQACAILPGLSRSGTTIAAGLTIGLDKEFAAKFSFILSIPAIFGAFVLQLKDIGSALDVNFLPVFLGFIAAIIAGYLAIKWMLDLIQNRSLDIFAYYCWLMGIIVFMGSIAHIF from the coding sequence ATGGATATACTTCAGGGAATTATTATCGGCATAGTTCAGGGATTGACTGAATTCCTGCCGGTCAGTAGTTCAGCGCACTTAGTTTTTATTCAAAATCTTTTAGGTGTTGAAAGCTCTCTTGCTTTCGATACATTCCTTCACTTAGGAACCTTAATAGCAGTATTGTGGTTTTTCAGGTATGATATTTACAAAATGCTTAAATCATGGTGGTTAAGTATTGGAGATATCTTGCAAGGAAGATTTAAGGAAGGCTTTTACGATGACCCTTACAAGAGACTTGCATGGTATGTAATTCTTGCAACAGTTCCTGTCGGCATTGTTGGAGTGCTGTTTGAAGACTCTGTAGATGCATTGTTTGCAGGTGCATTATATGTTCCGGCTTTCTTTTTGTTTGTAACAGGTACTATTTTGTATTTGTCTCAAAGAATGACCAGCGGTGAGATAAATTACAATACAATAACTAAAAAAGAAGCATTATTCATGGGACTGGGTCAAGCTTGTGCAATATTGCCTGGACTTTCACGTTCAGGTACAACAATCGCAGCAGGTTTAACAATAGGTCTTGATAAGGAATTTGCAGCAAAATTCAGTTTTATATTATCAATTCCTGCGATTTTCGGTGCATTCGTATTACAACTAAAAGATATAGGTTCTGCATTGGATGTAAACTTCCTTCCGGTATTTTTAGGTTTTATTGCAGCTATTATTGCAGGATACTTGGCTATCAAGTGGATGCTTGACTTGATACAGAATAGAAGCTTG